One Sulfurimonas sp. HSL-3221 genomic window, GTAGAGTTTTTCGCCCGGGCGCAGGCCGCACAGTTCGATCCGGATCTCATCCTCCCTGCCGTAAAGCCGGATCATCTGCCGGGCCAGATCGATGATCTTCACCGGTTCGCCCATGTCAAGGATAAACAGCTCGCCCCCTTTGGCGATGGCAGCCGCCTGCAGCACCAGCTGACACGCCTCGGGGATCAGCATGAAGTAGCGCGTCATCTCCGGGTCGGTTACCGTCACAGGCCCGCCCGCTTCAATCTGCCGCTTGAACTTCGGGATAACGCTGCCGCTGGACCCCAGCACGTTGCCGAAACGCACGGCGACGATCTCCGTACCGCCGCTCTCGACGTTCCCCGCATAGAGCTCCGTTACCCTTTTGGTCGCCCCCATGACATTGGTCGGGCGCACGGCCTTGTCCGTCGAAACAATGACCACCTTCTCAACGCCCGCGGCAATGCTGGCATCGATAACGTTTTTCGTCCCCAGGACGTTATTGCGCACCGCCGCAGCCTTGTTGGCTTCGCACAGTGGGACATGCTTGTAGGCCGCGGCATGGATGACAATGTCGGCTCCGAAGGCCGCCATCTTCTCCTGCAGCATCCAGTCGTCGGTCACGCTGAACATCTCCAGCGCCGCCGTGGGGATCGCTTCGCCGACCGTATAGAGATTGAACTCGCTGTGGTCGATCAGGGCCAGGGCCGATGCGCCGAAACGGTGGCACTGACGGGCGATCTCACTCCCGATACTGCCTCCCGCACCCGTGATAAACACGCGCTTCCCTTTCACAAAACCGGCAATCACTTCCTTGTCCAGATCCTTCGGATGACGGGCGAGGAGGTCTTCGATGGAGAGATCTTCGAGTTTGTCATACTGTCCTCCCAGCAGCCGCACCCGTTTGACTTCATTTACCCCGGCATCGCTCAGACGCTCGTAGAGCGCCTGAAGCTCATCCTGCGCCAGGTTGCTGGTGACAATCGCCGCGGCGATCCCGCGCTCGTTTATCAGGGATTCAAGTGTCTCCTCGCCGTAAACGCGGATATTGCTGATATAGGTCCCGACGGCACTGCGGTTCTCCGCGGACAGCACAACGACCGCGGAAGGGTAGTACGGGATATCCCCCTCCTGCGCACTTTTGATGATCGAAGCCGTTTTGGGGTTGACGCCGAGCAGCAGCACCGGTTGCTGGTGGGAGGAACGCTCCTGCTCCGTCATCAGCCGTTTGGCGACGCGCAGGACGCCGATAGCGAAGAGGGAGAGAAAAAAGTCGATGATAATGACACTGCGGGGGAAGGGGTCGAAGAGTGCCGGGAAAAGCAGGTAAAAGCCCGTGAAAACCGCATAGGCCGCCACATGGGCCTTGACAATGTTCTTCGCCTCCGCGAAGCCGACGAAACGCCAGACGATAAAGTAGATCCGAAAAAGGAAAAACGCAACGATCTTGAAGCCGACCAGATAGAAATAAACCGTGTCAAAGGATGAAAAGAAGCGCAGCGGAATGTCAAAGTTGAAACGCAGGGCGTAGGCGCCGTACAGCGTTGCGAGAGAAAGCAGCATATCCAGCAGCAGAAAAAAAAGGATCCGCTTGCCGGACGTCGGTCGCAGCAGCCCGCTCACACCACAACCTTCCGGATAATGTCGGAGACCCTGACAACATCCTCCTGCGTCATCTGCGTCCCGCTGGGCAGGCAGAGACCGCGAGAGAACAATTGTTCACTTGTCCCATCCTTCACCGCGGCCGCCCCCGAAAACAGGGGCTGAAGGTGCATCGGCTTCCAGAGGGGACGGCTTTCGATATCCCGGGCTTCCAGCGCCGTTCGAACCCGCTCGGGGTCGGTATGGCTCAGGGTCAGCGTCGTCAACCAGCGGTTTCCCTGGGCATCCGGCAGCTCCGGCATAAAGGTGATCTCGTCAATCTCCCCCAACGCTTCTTTGTACCAGCCGAAGATCCGGCGACGCTGTGTGACACGCTCGGAAAGCACCTCCATCTGCGCCACCCCGATAGCGGCCAGTACATTGCTCATACGGTAGTTGTACCCCAGCTCTTTGTGCTCGTACCAAGGGGTCGGCTCTTTCGCCTGCGTCGCATAGAACATCGCCTTTGCAATCGCCTCTCCACTTTTAGCGACGAGCATCCCCCCGCCGGAGGTGGAGAGGATCTTGTTCCCGTTAAACGAGTAGACGCCGAAGTCGCCCCAGGTTCCCGTATGGACGCCGTCCAGAGTCGCCCCGAGACTCTCGGCGGCGTCCTCGATCACGACGATACCGTGCTGCCGGCAGATCGCCATGATCCGCCGCATCTCCGCGCACTGGCCGTAAAGGTGGGTCACGATCAGGGCCTTCGGCATCTTCGGTGCCTGTGCAATCGCCGTCTCGAGCAGCTCGGGGGAGAGGTTCCAGCTCTTTGCCTCCGCATCGATGAAAAGCGGTGTCGCCTGCTGGTAAAGAATGGCAGCAACGGAACCGATGAAGGTGAACGACGACGCCAAAACGATATCGCCCTCCCCGATACCGCTCACCCGCAGCGCCAGGTGCAGCGCCGCCGTCCCGCTGGAAGTGCCTAGCGCGAACGGCGCCTGCGTATAGTCGCAGATTGCCTGCTCGAACCGTGTCACCATCGGCCCGAGCGGCGCAATGTAGTTACTCTCGAACACTTCGGCGATGTAGCGCTGCTCGTTGCCGGTCATGTGGGGAGGTGAGAGGAAAAGACGTGCCACCACTATCCTTTAAGGGTCATCCAGATGTATGCCAGATCCTTTTGAAGGGACCACTGCTCGACATAGGCACGGTTGATCCGTACTTTGTCGGGCCAAATCACCATATCATTATAGCGTTGCGGATCCGTCTGTTCGGCCAAGAGGGCCTCCTCGTCCCGGTACTTCAGCGTTGCCGGTCCCGTGATCCCGGGACGGATTCCGAGGATCACCCTGTCCTCCCCCTCGAGCCGGTCGGCATAGCCCGCAACGTCGGGACGAGGGCCTACAAAACTCATGTCGCCGATAAGGATGTTGAACAGTTGGGGCAGTTCGTCAAGCTTGAAACGCCGTAACTGCTTCCCCAGCGGTGTAATCCGGACGTCATTGCGCGTCGTCACCGTCGTATCGACACCGCTGACCGTGCGCATCGTCCGGATCTTGAAGACCGTGAAAGGGTGCCCGTGGCGCCCAATGCGCTGCTGCGTAAAAAGCCCCGACCTCCGGGTATCGATGCCCGCCGCCACGATCAGCAGCAGGATCATCCACCACCCCAGCAGCAACCCCGTCCCCGCCAACAGGATGTCAAAGAGGCGTTTGGCAAAGGCGTCCCGGCGGGAAAGTCCCTGTATCATATCTTCAGGCGGTAGATCTTGGCCCATGGGGAGAGAATGACCGGTTCATAGAGATCGGTATCGTAGTTCTCCAGGACCCCCATCTGGATAAAGAGGGACTGGTACATCTCCTCGTCAAGCACCAGGAATTTGTTCGCGCTGCGCATGAAAATGAC contains:
- a CDS encoding UDP-N-acetylglucosamine 4,6-dehydratase family protein, with translation MSGLLRPTSGKRILFFLLLDMLLSLATLYGAYALRFNFDIPLRFFSSFDTVYFYLVGFKIVAFFLFRIYFIVWRFVGFAEAKNIVKAHVAAYAVFTGFYLLFPALFDPFPRSVIIIDFFLSLFAIGVLRVAKRLMTEQERSSHQQPVLLLGVNPKTASIIKSAQEGDIPYYPSAVVVLSAENRSAVGTYISNIRVYGEETLESLINERGIAAAIVTSNLAQDELQALYERLSDAGVNEVKRVRLLGGQYDKLEDLSIEDLLARHPKDLDKEVIAGFVKGKRVFITGAGGSIGSEIARQCHRFGASALALIDHSEFNLYTVGEAIPTAALEMFSVTDDWMLQEKMAAFGADIVIHAAAYKHVPLCEANKAAAVRNNVLGTKNVIDASIAAGVEKVVIVSTDKAVRPTNVMGATKRVTELYAGNVESGGTEIVAVRFGNVLGSSGSVIPKFKRQIEAGGPVTVTDPEMTRYFMLIPEACQLVLQAAAIAKGGELFILDMGEPVKIIDLARQMIRLYGREDEIRIELCGLRPGEKLYEELLIDETEEKTRYSSIFIAGKTDYPIKALEEDIAALLAASDKVAALKKIVPEFDHKP
- a CDS encoding DegT/DnrJ/EryC1/StrS family aminotransferase codes for the protein MARLFLSPPHMTGNEQRYIAEVFESNYIAPLGPMVTRFEQAICDYTQAPFALGTSSGTAALHLALRVSGIGEGDIVLASSFTFIGSVAAILYQQATPLFIDAEAKSWNLSPELLETAIAQAPKMPKALIVTHLYGQCAEMRRIMAICRQHGIVVIEDAAESLGATLDGVHTGTWGDFGVYSFNGNKILSTSGGGMLVAKSGEAIAKAMFYATQAKEPTPWYEHKELGYNYRMSNVLAAIGVAQMEVLSERVTQRRRIFGWYKEALGEIDEITFMPELPDAQGNRWLTTLTLSHTDPERVRTALEARDIESRPLWKPMHLQPLFSGAAAVKDGTSEQLFSRGLCLPSGTQMTQEDVVRVSDIIRKVVV
- a CDS encoding sugar transferase, whose amino-acid sequence is MIQGLSRRDAFAKRLFDILLAGTGLLLGWWMILLLIVAAGIDTRRSGLFTQQRIGRHGHPFTVFKIRTMRTVSGVDTTVTTRNDVRITPLGKQLRRFKLDELPQLFNILIGDMSFVGPRPDVAGYADRLEGEDRVILGIRPGITGPATLKYRDEEALLAEQTDPQRYNDMVIWPDKVRINRAYVEQWSLQKDLAYIWMTLKG